Genomic window (Magnolia sinica isolate HGM2019 chromosome 6, MsV1, whole genome shotgun sequence):
CAAATTCTGCTCTaaaatcattttagatctttTAACTTCAaaatttcttattctttttttgtcCTGCAGCGTTTTCCAAAACTTTCTGCATTTTCTCAAAATTAGAACAAGAAAGGGGGGGTGGCAGACGGTGGCATCCTCATCACCTATCTGGACTTCCATTAGGTCCAGTGCACTCATAGGGTGCCTTGAAAAATGTCCTTGATCAGCTGATCCAGAACATCCAGTTTGTGGCATGCAAAATGGATGTAGAAGATTGTTCATAGAAGCTAGTCCCAACCATCTGATTGCTGTGATTTATTCCCAGCAGCAGCAGGAAGGACTGAACCTAATGGTCAGTTCAGATGGCCAACAAATCCAAATGTAAGCATGTGCCTTTCCGTGCACTCAACCCACTAAATCATTACTTCAATTTAAATATCCcagaatcagagagagagagagagagagagagagagagagagagagagagtatttttTCACTatgcattgagagagagagagagagagagtatttttTCACTATGCATTGGATGGACTCCCTTTTTTTTCCCATTACAACATGCTCTACTCGATTAAACAGAATAAAAATAAGCTGATGGCCCAAAAATGTCATTGTCCTTTTTTATACAATACAATGTGTGACTTTGGAATCTAATACATTAAGGATCGATATTTAAATGGCACCAAGGAAAGAAATCAGATAGAACAGTGGAATTTCAGGTGTAATAAATTATGAGAACTTACCCTGATTAGCAGCATCTTCTGGACCACAATCAACCTCAAGGAGGTGCAACCATGACATATCCATTTGTACGCATTAACTGCTGACCATTGTTAAGGCAGCGGTTCCCACTTCTTTTCTTTCCATAGAGGCATAGCTAGACCCATTAGGCCTCATGATCAGCTGTGGCTTCCCCTGCAAGTGGTACAGTAACAATTATGTTTTAGAAACATGAAATGCAGTATGATTATAAGTGCTCCTGCATGGTTGAGGTTGTCTGGTTGTGGAGAAATTATGCTATGTTTCATTGGCAAATTACACGGGCTAAACAAACAttacatgtggatcccacctactGATCATTCAGTGGTCTCCAAGATGGATGGGAGATGCCTCACCATTCTCCTTCCCccatggatgatcctaaccatctgacgGCACTTTTTTAAAGGACATCTGACTGTGTGCTATTAACTATTTGTTTTTGGCTACATCAATCTCTTAGTGCCCCCGGAAGTTAGTACGGAGTTCAAACATGTCATGAATGGTAATGCCTGGggcaaacaaaaatcaaaactaAAATGGAGAAAAAAGTTGGAGCATACCATTGAATCATGGAAATCTCCTCTTCTCCTCTTTAggcaatctcagccacaaaccTTCGTATGGCCCTAGAGGATGATGGATTCCCAACCACCAAAACCTAAATTTTGAGGATGGGGAGGATCCACAAGTGTATAGGGCATGGAACCCATGGGCCATTATATAGCTCCATAGGGTAAATACCTTGTAGCCTCATGTTAATAACAAAAGATGCCATCAATCTCCTTTGTATTAAGGTCTTCTAACACACAAACTCTAACCCATTTGCAACATTGTCTGTCCATTCCTCCTCTTGACCATCACTGTTCCATCAGGCAGGTCAGGTCTTAAAGTGAACCCCACCTCTTGAAACTTGAAGATCAACAGTTAGATTTGCAATCGGCCTCAACTCgaaaaagaaaacttctaagATTGCATGACAACTTCCAAACCtgatttcaaaacttcctttAGACAAAAAAGATGGCAGCCAGCATTACGACTCATTGGAAATGATTGCATACAATCTTCTTCTTTGGTGAAACAGTCCTCATAAAAGAGCCACCAAGTGGATCCCATTTGGGAGGGTGTGGGCATATACAGTTTCCCTTAAAAAGACATAATAACACCTAGGTATTGCCCCTCATTGGAGCTCACTTTACACACATCAAAGTCCTATCCACACACTACCCTCTAGTCAGGGGACTGAAGTGTGCGTAGTAGACATGAAAGACCCCTTGTTGAGAACAAAAAGCATTCATCCATACTGATCCATGTTCAATGTTCCAATTAAACCTATTTTGGGTACTCATGTACTGATATGAGCAGCCATCTCTAACTAGCTATGGCTTAGCCAGACACTGCCATGGCAATCATCCAGCATCGGGACAAAAATCCTGATGCACTGGCCAAGCACTTCACTGGTTGCAAGTTTGTCTCTGATGTCAAGGAACTGCAAGCCCAAGTCTCTCTGCATCACCATTGATCGAATCAATGCATTTGACTCTATAATGGCATCAATGGACTCACTGGACATTGAATTCAATCAATCTATATAATAGTGCATAACCCTTAAGGTGCATTTCTATCAGAACGAGAACGATTATTAACCTGAACAGTGTAGTGTGAATAGGCTCTAAGCAACAAACAGATTGGCTTCCGAGGGCACAAGAGCCAACAATGACTTGGCAGTAGTTGGTTGACTACGCTCACCTAACAGCAGAGATATTGAAGTGTGGCCAATCCCATGAGGCTAACCACTAATTGAATAGCTTAGATAGTTACACTAACAAAAAGTTGTTCCCACCTCTATCAAATTAGATAGGAATTCCTTCAGTTGGGAGTGCTTACCATGCATGCATTTGATGAAATAATCCAACTCAGAGATGCACTGATCTCTTTGCATTGATGCAGGTGATAATTGTTGGTACGCAAAGAATGACATGTGGCGACGATCGGGATGGTTTCTTGGCTTTGAGGTCTCCAGGATCCTACTATACCCTTCTCTATCATAGCATGGCAGAGCATTCTGACCAGCTACAGTCAACCCACGATCCCAGGCAGAATTTAGAACCTGGAGAGGACAATGGGGATCAATGCCAAAATCATATGAAAAGGGTAAAAACCTGCATTTGGGTAGCATGCGGGAAAATCTGGACCACTTACGGAACAAAAGAACCAAAAGGAAACAGAGAATATCATACCTGCCAACTTAAAGCTTCTAAATCAGCCAATGCTTCAATATGTTCCTGAGCATGCACCTGCAGTCCTGAGCAGACAAACTTCGGAGCCGCTGAATGTTTCTTTAGAATGTCGAAAATTGGAGAATACCCCTCCTGATTTGTTGGGTTGTAGAAACCTGCAGTGAGCTCTGCTGCATGACCCGACGTCCTGTACCACCAATAAACTGCTGGAATCTGCACATGAATAGTTAGACTGTCAATCTGTCCCACAGAACTTCCCTCCATGGATAAATGACACAGAAGATCAATTTTACAATGTTTATTTCCACTCCTAAAGCGCCACAAATTTCCTTAGTAGAAAAGAATTAAATAGCAACCTATTTGGAGGAAACGGAATTCGAAGTCCAACTGAGGCCATTTCCAGTGATTAAGAATCATGCAAACATTATTTCAATGGACATGGGTCTCCCATTCAACTTTGTAAAATACAAAAAGGTAAAAGAAATTTTGTCGTCAAAAACTCTAAAGACATACCTTTACAATTATCTGTGTGTCCTCAAATGCAAGGTTTGCAAGAGACAGCACATGATCAGCATGGTCTATAAGGGTCTGTGCGTACCAATGGAGGAAAAATCGACCATAATAGCTGTCATAATCACCTCTTTCACAGAAGAAGCCAGTTTCATGTGGCCTAGAATTATATTGACCGGCATTATCAGGTCCCCTGGCCCAGAATGAATGCCCACGCAACTTTGCTGCTCTTCGTAGGCTCTGCTGTAAATACTTGTCATAGCACTGCAGACACATATTAGAAGCAGTTATCAGTAGATAACAGAGCTGCTTTTGTTttcctttgagagagagagagagagagagagagagagagagagcagataaCAGAGTTTTCATCAAGTAACAAGTGAGTACATAAATAAAGCAAATTACATTCGCAAAGCGTCCTTGATTGAATACTGGACACTGGATTTTAAACGAGATAGCCTCAAGAAGATCCATTGAAACAACTCCATAGAGTACATTGAGTTAAAATCCATTCAATACATATGACATTGTTTCATTTTACCgatagacaggttggatggcatacacacaacACGTAGGCCCCCGAAAGATATAAGTGTGCCACCCTTTTCCCAATGACAGACATAGTACAAAGGTATGTGCATGTGTGcttacatacatatatatgtatacaagGGGAATGAGCTCTTACAGTCGAGTATACCATATAGtcgactgtgtgggccccatcctgATGTGTCTCAAACATCGAACCATGCATCAGAGATTcctcaaaaagaaaatggaacaCCCCAACAATCAGCCAAAtccaaaactgaggtgggccaaaccatcaGGAGCAGTCTAAAGTTATGCATAGAACTTCAAATTATCtgtcgtggcccacctaagtttagaaatggcctgatttttagcctGCCCCTTCATGCAGGGCAAACATGATGAACAAACATGATGACATATGAACGACAAGATAAACCATCTGTCCATCCCCTCTCCACTATTTCTTATTGTGTAGCCCacctatagttgcacaaagcacAGACTGAAGCCGCAGCAGATTCAGGTGCAGGCGCAAGGAAGCTTCTGTTTCAAAATCTTATCGAGTATAAATCATTAGGAAGCAGAAGCATGAGTCCAACGTGCAATCCAAAGCAGGAGCTACACCATTTTGAAGGGTCCTGCAACTATAGGCCCACATGAGCTCTGGATTTGAGGCTGATTTCATGGCTCTGGGCCTCCAAATTTGGCACGCTACTGATGGAACACACATCATGAGGGCCCCACAAAGTCATGCATACATACGTAGGTATCTACAAATATACAGAGAGAATGATCCAAAGGTGTGGAAACAATCATACATATGTACGTACGTAAATACATACATGGGGAATTATCCAATAGTCTTGACACTATCGTAACTTAATGGTAGTGTCGACCATtgtaggacccactgtaatgtgtgttggacatccaaACCATCAGTCATGTGTGCCACCTCGAGTTCACCTTAAAGCACAAAttcaagctgatccaaaactcaggtgggccacaaacagatGAAACAGCTTCAAATCATGCCTGAAACCTCTAAATCCACATGGTGTGGCCGGTTGAGTCTTGGAATGGCCGACTTCTAGTGACCTCTATTCCTGGTGGGGTACTtacaatgaatggattggatagcatgtaaacatcatggtgggccccgcataccACCAGTTACAGTAGTGTCAACACAACTGGATCATTTGTGTGTGCTGCATCTATATGTGTGTGCAAAAAAGGATCCAATGTAAACGTTTTCACTATTTTAGAGTGCAAACagttgttgtgggccccaccatgatgtgctaaTAGCATCCACTCCGGCCATCTTGCACACCATCCCTCAtttggccatgggcccaaaatcaggtcattccatgacttaggtggccaCACAAGTAGAAAGAGTTGAGAGGGGacatcaaaaccatgcaataCATCATACATGTAAGTATTTTCAACTTCCAAGCATATTTAGGAAGTATTCATTTTGAAAAAGGCAGATAGCGTATGGGGGCTAACTTAAAACAGATACCTGAAACTCACCGATACCAGGATATCTCCATCCCATCCTTTCTGCGAATGAAGGGTACTTTAGCTCCCCAGAAGCACCCAATCCAATTTCAACACCAGAAATGAGACCCTCTGCAAATAAGTCATCAAATTCCATACGGAAGCTTCTCATGAAGTCAAAGTACACCTACACATTGAGAAACCTTTTTAGTTACTACAATGTAATTTGCAATTTAAATCTCCAAAAGGAACCTTACATAAACAAGATGTTGTCATGAAGTAACTAACAGTGATATAGGCCACTATATCTGCCAATGGAGTTTACATATGAAGTTGCTAATAGATCCACACTCATGTGTGCTCGCTAATAGACGCATTCTCTATGAGGGCACAAGAACAAAACCAAGAAAATTAAAAGTTCAACTTGTTGGGCACATACTTAACAACATGCATGGAGGAAGAAAAAGGACCATCTTACATATATCAGGGTCAGCGTCCCTAACTTGGCCACAATGCAAAGAAGAAATTGAAATTTGATGTTTACATTTATATGGAACATAGAAGCATATCGATGGGAGTATATAGTTTGTAATTTAATACCTCAATGCCAGTCCTTCCTTTTAGTACTCGTTCTTTGTCGATGCCCCAGGAAAGACATTCTGTATTTCTCCTCCCTTCACGGTCTGTGAAAAATATATCTTGATTATCCTTACCAATCTCCATAACCCACTTGGGGAGAGGAATTGGCATATCTCCAGATCCATTTCCTCCACACTCATGAAATGCCATCAcaaccttaaaaaataaaataaaatatttattttagaaGCTATTCAAGAACTTCTACAAAATATGCTTGAAATGCTATAAGTATTAGCCCCCAAAAGATATTTTACAACTAACCCAAAAGAGCTAAATCCAATGCTCTGATAAAATGTTCTTATATCTCAATCCCATTTTTTGCACATGTGCTTACTTGCAAGATTGCTATGAATTGCTAAGGATGTCTCAGTCAAGTTTGACACAAAGGTAATCATTTCTCAGCATTAAAGAAAAAGGTCTGACAAAATGCATTTACTTCTTCGAACAGGAAAGAGGTCAACAGGTAACAGGTTATTCACATAAATGTGGAAAATGTCACTAACTCACATCAGATAATGAGTGAATCAGGAGGCTGTAACTCATCATTTACTTGTCCACTTTTTTCTGATAAGGAAACTTGTCTACATTATCAGATTTGGTCTAGTTCTTTATTACTTTTTGCCTTGTATTCAAAATGTTAGATTACATGGTAGTTGGCTAATTATTACAACATGAATCATTTCCACTTCATTTCCCTCTGCATTCTCTAAGAAATCATGCATTGGCAAATGAAATATTTCACCAAAGAGTAAAAAGCACgcagaaaaggaagaaaaaaccaacaacaacaaTCCACCATACCAAATACCAACAGAATAGGTCGAGGATACATGGTTCGGCATATTTGTATTGTATCCCCCAATACAGTCATATCATATCCATATCGGCCTGTCgccaaaaaaaaaagtgggggcccaattttcattcttttttttttcttttcaattctctcaatttcctcttccttttttttcatttcaaccatgcaCGAAGTTTATTGAAGGTCATTCTAGACCAAATCTAGGGTTCTTATCGAGATCAAAATAAAAACATTTTATGGGAATTCAACAAATCAAAGTGGAATGGGCGAGACGAACGATTATAAGAAAATTCGTTAAAAGGGTTAAACCATCAcccttttttcatgttttcttcttgttgttgttgtattcTAGTGTATGGGACCTTAATCCAGAAAACCAAGTTTGATTTGTGctcatttagggcccatttggttagCTTTTAGCAGGTCAAATCAACAGACAACATTCTTGTCAAAGAATAGTTCAATACACCATTATATGCATATCCAAGACAACCAAAATGATAGGTccttgaatttctatttttatcccaTTTTCTTGATATTTTTACATAGtctttgattaaaaaaattccaCCAGTAAGTTCCAATACAAACCAATGCAGATATGATGCCCCCATATAGTATTGGTTTTTGGTGGGGCCTGTACGCCCTCCGATAATGATATGTAGAACCATGCATGGAGGCAGTAGCCTTCCTATTAGTGTGGTCAGCCTTAAATGTCTTCCCAAAAGCTGGGGAAATTTACACGCCAGAGCAAGAATCCCCACCCAATTATCTTTGCCAAGATCTTTTTGTCTCCTtccaatttttttaaatatcgaTATCACaatatgtattgcacccttgtgCAAGGAAAATATCGTGGGAAACGTCAAAAATATCACACACAGCATGTAATGTATCACAGTATGAGGGTAACATTGAGAAAACATCAAGGAAAATTGATGGAATTTTTTAGCAAAACTTCACGAGATGTTCAAAGACAAAAGaactgatgcaagacaattaaccacttgctctaaaagcttgaactgttagagtatggtgaattaatccctttatctcatagcccaagccccacatctcatgggttaggacctcggccaaacccccctcgtgggccctaaatcacatgggctgcctaCCCCGAGtatgtccccacatcccacaagctaccccactcgagcccggtgtgaaatgcacattaatcacccccggtgaggagtctcgaacacaagacctctcccgtgggccccaaatcacatgggtcgcctaccccgagtatgtccccgcatcccacaggcgaccccactcaagcctagtgtgaaaatgccccttcaTTAAGAATATACACTTAGTACTCAAAAATTTACTAAAattactctgtgtgtgtgtgtgtgtgtgtgtaggagaAGCTCTCAAgcccaaccagttggaccacaagtaatggtccacccagtggataacttccaacctgttaAGTGAATGCAACATCCAAACCTTCCAAcagattgggcccaccatgaggatcacctaatgCAAAAATTAGCTCCATCTACTAGCCATGTAGATTACAAAATAGAAACAATgtttagccattgataaatagcaagcACAATTGTGGCCCACAGTCCAGTTAAGGACtggatttggctgattttttCACAAGGGAATCCTGATGTTGGGGCCAACCTATAAATAGATACTTGACTTGTgctggttggaccacaagtcaAGTATCTGTCCACCCAACAGATAACTTCCAAGCTTTCAATGTTTGTCAAGATCATATCCATATCGGCCTgtcgccaaaaaaaaaaagggggcccaattttcattcttttttttcttttcaattctctcaatttcctcttcctttttttcatttcaaccatgcaCGAAGTTTATTGAAGGTCATTCTAGACCAAATCTAGGGTTCTTATCAAGATCAAAATAAAAACATTTTATGGGAATTCAACAAATCAAAGTGGAATGGGCGAGACGAACAATTATAAGAAAAATCATTAAAAGGGTTAAACCATCaccttttttcatgttttcttcttcttgttgttgTATTCTAGTGTATTGGACCTTAATCCAGAAAACCAAGTTTGATTTGTGctcatttagggcccatttggctaGCTTTTAGCAGGTCAAATCAacagacaacattcttatcaaagaatagtTCAATACACCA
Coding sequences:
- the LOC131247872 gene encoding beta-amylase 8-like isoform X1: MSNGVVEMKNSSGMKQDLEQQQSSDLQQPQPQRRLRGFAAAAAASAAGELAAAPKGRKEREKEKERTKLRERHRRSITSRMLAGLRQYGNFPLPARPDMNDVLAALAREAGWTVEADGTTYRPSPPPGQLAPMPIRSVEGPLCATSLKNCSMKASDSQSSVPRIDETSSPASLGSIVVEEKDIKNNKYANVSPINSPECLEADPLMMGVHLGEHENDFTGTAYIPVYVILPAGIINSFCQLVDPEGIQQELRHLKSLNVDGVVVDCWWGIVEGWSPRKYLWSGYRELFNIIREFQLKLQVVMAFHECGGNGSGDMPIPLPKWVMEIGKDNQDIFFTDREGRRNTECLSWGIDKERVLKGRTGIEVYFDFMRSFRMEFDDLFAEGLISGVEIGLGASGELKYPSFAERMGWRYPGIGEFQCYDKYLQQSLRRAAKLRGHSFWARGPDNAGQYNSRPHETGFFCERGDYDSYYGRFFLHWYAQTLIDHADHVLSLANLAFEDTQIIVKIPAVYWWYRTSGHAAELTAGFYNPTNQEGYSPIFDILKKHSAAPKFVCSGLQVHAQEHIEALADLEALSWQVLNSAWDRGLTVAGQNALPCYDREGYSRILETSKPRNHPDRRHMSFFAYQQLSPASMQRDQCISELDYFIKCMHGEATADHEA
- the LOC131247872 gene encoding beta-amylase 8-like isoform X2; its protein translation is MSNGVVEMKNSSGMKQDLEQQQSSDLQQPQPQRRLRGFAAAAAASAAGELAAAPKGRKEREKEKERTKLRERHRRSITSRMLAGLRQYGNFPLPARPDMNDVLAALAREAGWTVEADGTTYRPSPPPGQLLMMGVHLGEHENDFTGTAYIPVYVILPAGIINSFCQLVDPEGIQQELRHLKSLNVDGVVVDCWWGIVEGWSPRKYLWSGYRELFNIIREFQLKLQVVMAFHECGGNGSGDMPIPLPKWVMEIGKDNQDIFFTDREGRRNTECLSWGIDKERVLKGRTGIEVYFDFMRSFRMEFDDLFAEGLISGVEIGLGASGELKYPSFAERMGWRYPGIGEFQCYDKYLQQSLRRAAKLRGHSFWARGPDNAGQYNSRPHETGFFCERGDYDSYYGRFFLHWYAQTLIDHADHVLSLANLAFEDTQIIVKIPAVYWWYRTSGHAAELTAGFYNPTNQEGYSPIFDILKKHSAAPKFVCSGLQVHAQEHIEALADLEALSWQVLNSAWDRGLTVAGQNALPCYDREGYSRILETSKPRNHPDRRHMSFFAYQQLSPASMQRDQCISELDYFIKCMHGEATADHEA